From the genome of Schaalia dentiphila ATCC 17982, one region includes:
- a CDS encoding ATP-dependent DNA helicase encodes MSADLVEASGRVLDAVVAQMGGSPREGQASMCAEGAAALEDRQHLLVQAGTGTGKSVGYLVPLLTHCAMNGVRGVVSTATLALQRQILVKDAPVVVDAVASATGARLKVAVLKGWSNYACLHKLDGGYPTEGTLFEDHDMSVGPTGELGKEILRIREWISETTTGDRDDLVPGVSDRAWRHASVAKPECLGKHCPLIDECFAQAARLEAADADVVVTNHSLFGINACGEGELFGEYDAVVIDEAHELADRVRSQAAADLTVARVSRVARSLRSNLSIDSTDLEEAGAGLGAAMSPLEEGLLEYRPSALVDAMIVLDGAARRASHEVSEAQGEPAAKLLARAAIDELIGALDAWGRDPDQSIAYITKDESDNARLTVGPLDVSAAIGGNGIGERPAILTSATLAIGGNFDFMAAQVGMAVSGVPWHGIDVGSPFDHGRQGIRYVATHLPLPGRDGPSEELLDELVELAQASGGGMLALFASRRGAMAGGQALRERTDLTVYLQGEETLAQLIQRFREERDSCLVGTMSLWQGVDVAGAACRLVVIDKIPFPRPDDPVSRARSMDVERRGGNGFVSVSLTHAALMMAQGVGRLLRSTDDRGVVAILDPRVVTKRYGGFIMRSLPAMWPTTDPEVVRGALRRLAKGSDR; translated from the coding sequence GTGAGTGCGGACCTGGTCGAGGCCTCGGGTCGCGTTCTCGACGCGGTTGTCGCCCAGATGGGCGGGTCCCCGCGCGAGGGGCAGGCCTCGATGTGCGCCGAAGGTGCCGCTGCCCTGGAGGACCGCCAGCATCTTCTCGTACAGGCGGGCACGGGTACGGGTAAGTCCGTCGGCTACCTCGTGCCGCTGCTGACGCACTGCGCGATGAACGGCGTGCGCGGGGTGGTCTCCACCGCGACGCTCGCGCTGCAGCGCCAGATCCTCGTCAAGGACGCTCCGGTGGTCGTCGACGCGGTTGCTTCCGCGACGGGCGCGCGCCTGAAGGTTGCGGTGCTCAAAGGCTGGTCGAACTACGCGTGCCTGCACAAGCTGGACGGTGGGTACCCCACCGAGGGCACGCTGTTTGAGGATCATGACATGAGCGTCGGCCCGACGGGCGAGCTCGGCAAGGAGATCCTGCGCATCCGCGAGTGGATCAGCGAGACCACGACGGGGGACCGCGACGACCTGGTTCCGGGCGTCTCGGATCGAGCCTGGCGCCACGCATCGGTCGCCAAACCCGAGTGCCTGGGCAAGCACTGCCCGCTCATCGACGAGTGCTTCGCGCAGGCCGCTCGCCTGGAGGCCGCGGACGCGGACGTCGTTGTCACGAACCATTCGTTGTTTGGTATCAACGCGTGCGGCGAGGGCGAACTCTTTGGCGAGTACGACGCCGTCGTTATCGACGAGGCACACGAGCTGGCCGACCGCGTGCGCTCCCAGGCTGCGGCCGACCTGACGGTCGCCCGTGTGAGCCGCGTGGCCCGCTCCCTGCGCTCGAATCTCTCGATCGATTCCACCGACCTGGAGGAGGCCGGGGCTGGGCTGGGCGCGGCCATGTCTCCCCTGGAGGAGGGGCTGCTGGAGTATCGTCCGAGCGCCCTCGTCGACGCGATGATCGTGCTCGACGGCGCGGCCCGTCGCGCCAGCCACGAGGTCTCGGAGGCTCAGGGAGAACCCGCCGCCAAGCTCCTGGCCCGCGCCGCTATCGACGAGCTGATCGGCGCACTCGACGCGTGGGGGCGAGACCCCGACCAGTCGATCGCCTACATCACGAAGGACGAATCGGACAATGCGCGCTTGACCGTCGGACCTCTCGATGTGTCGGCTGCGATCGGCGGAAACGGCATCGGCGAGCGGCCCGCGATCCTCACCTCCGCGACCCTCGCGATTGGCGGAAACTTCGACTTCATGGCCGCCCAGGTCGGCATGGCCGTCTCCGGCGTGCCCTGGCACGGCATTGACGTCGGATCTCCCTTCGATCACGGTCGCCAGGGCATCCGCTACGTGGCGACCCACCTGCCGCTGCCGGGCCGAGACGGGCCCTCCGAGGAGCTGCTCGACGAGCTCGTGGAACTGGCGCAGGCCTCGGGCGGTGGAATGCTTGCTCTGTTCGCGTCGCGACGCGGGGCGATGGCGGGAGGGCAGGCCCTGCGTGAGCGCACGGATCTGACCGTCTACCTGCAGGGCGAAGAGACCCTGGCGCAGCTGATCCAGCGGTTCCGGGAGGAGCGCGACTCGTGCCTGGTGGGCACGATGTCCCTGTGGCAGGGCGTCGACGTCGCGGGGGCCGCATGTCGCCTCGTCGTCATCGACAAGATTCCGTTCCCGCGCCCGGATGATCCCGTCTCGCGCGCCCGCTCGATGGACGTCGAGCGCCGGGGAGGGAACGGCTTCGTGTCGGTATCCCTCACGCACGCGGCGCTCATGATGGCCCAGGGCGTGGGGCGCCTCCTGCGCTCGACCGACGACCGGGGTGTCGTCGCGATCCTCGATCCACGCGTGGTGACCAAGCGCTACGGTGGCTTCATCATGCGTTCCCTACCCGCCATGTGGCCGACGACGGATCCGGAGGTTGTTCGCGGCGCCCTGCGACGCCTCGCGAAGGGTTCTGACCGGTAG
- the hflX gene encoding GTPase HflX — protein MDTTHTGADSSKEERDQRVNDVVARILARSGTALASTTGQDTSQDAGALEREARAGTRRVDTGASDREDISEVEYRQVRLEKVVLVGLRTTQSEEEAENSLRELAALAETAGSRVLDGIIQRRMKPDPATYLGSGKARELADIVRSVEADTVIVDEELAPSQRRGLEDVVDAKVVDRTALILDIFAQHAKSREGKAQVELAQLEYLLPRLRGWGESMSRQAGGRVAGGAGIGSRGPGETKIELDRRRIRTRMAKLRADIARMEPARRTQRNSRRRGAVPSVVIAGYTNAGKSTLLNRLTDAGVLVQDALFATLDPTVRRARAADGREYTLTDTVGFVRNLPTQLVEAFRSTLEEVGQADIILHVVDAAHPDPVSQVQAVCSVIDTIEGASEIPELIALNKADLASPEQIALLRTVFPNAVPLSAHTGWGVEALRAALEDMLPRPRVAVDAILPYSAGSLVHRIHEEGDVEREEYVETGTRIVARVDEALAAVIAREAVGGTVGDAAVSGE, from the coding sequence ATGGACACGACCCACACAGGTGCGGACTCTTCGAAAGAAGAGCGTGACCAGCGCGTCAACGACGTTGTCGCGCGTATCCTCGCGCGCTCCGGAACGGCGCTCGCATCGACGACGGGTCAGGACACCTCCCAGGACGCCGGTGCCCTCGAGCGCGAGGCCCGCGCGGGCACGCGCCGTGTCGACACGGGCGCCTCCGACCGTGAGGATATCTCCGAGGTCGAGTACCGCCAGGTGCGACTCGAAAAGGTCGTGCTCGTGGGCCTGCGCACCACGCAGAGCGAAGAGGAAGCCGAGAACTCGCTGCGTGAGCTGGCCGCGCTCGCGGAGACCGCCGGTTCGCGCGTGCTCGACGGTATCATCCAGCGCCGCATGAAGCCCGACCCCGCAACCTACCTGGGGTCTGGCAAGGCCCGCGAGCTGGCCGACATCGTGCGCAGCGTCGAGGCCGACACCGTCATCGTTGACGAGGAGCTGGCCCCCTCCCAGCGTCGTGGGCTGGAGGACGTCGTCGACGCCAAGGTCGTCGACCGCACGGCCCTCATCCTCGACATTTTCGCCCAGCATGCCAAGTCTCGTGAGGGCAAGGCGCAGGTGGAGCTCGCACAGCTCGAGTACCTGCTGCCGCGTCTGCGTGGCTGGGGTGAGTCCATGTCCCGTCAGGCTGGCGGCCGCGTCGCGGGTGGCGCGGGTATCGGCTCTCGCGGCCCCGGTGAGACCAAGATCGAGCTGGACCGTCGCCGCATCCGCACGCGTATGGCGAAGCTGCGCGCGGACATCGCGCGCATGGAACCCGCCCGTCGCACCCAGCGCAATTCGCGCCGCCGCGGGGCAGTGCCGTCGGTGGTCATCGCCGGGTACACGAACGCGGGCAAGTCGACGCTGCTCAACCGCCTGACGGACGCAGGCGTCCTCGTTCAGGACGCGCTGTTTGCGACGCTGGACCCGACGGTGCGTCGTGCGCGCGCCGCAGACGGTCGCGAGTACACCCTCACCGACACGGTTGGCTTCGTGCGCAACCTGCCCACCCAGCTGGTCGAGGCCTTCCGCTCGACCCTGGAGGAGGTCGGCCAGGCCGACATCATCTTGCACGTCGTGGACGCCGCCCACCCCGATCCGGTCTCCCAGGTGCAGGCCGTGTGCTCGGTCATCGACACGATCGAGGGCGCCTCGGAGATCCCGGAGCTGATCGCGCTGAACAAGGCCGACCTGGCCTCGCCGGAGCAGATCGCACTGCTGCGCACGGTATTCCCGAATGCTGTTCCGCTGAGCGCACACACGGGCTGGGGCGTGGAGGCGCTGCGCGCGGCCCTCGAAGACATGCTGCCCCGGCCTCGCGTGGCCGTCGACGCGATCCTGCCGTACTCGGCCGGCTCCCTCGTGCACCGTATCCACGAGGAGGGCGACGTCGAGCGCGAGGAATACGTCGAGACCGGCACGCGTATCGTCGCGCGCGTCGACGAGGCCCTGGCCGCCGTCATCGCCCGCGAGGCGGTGGGCGGCACCGTGGGTGACGCGGCGGTGAGCGGGGAGTGA